A stretch of Lathyrus oleraceus cultivar Zhongwan6 chromosome 6, CAAS_Psat_ZW6_1.0, whole genome shotgun sequence DNA encodes these proteins:
- the LOC127097379 gene encoding G-type lectin S-receptor-like serine/threonine-protein kinase SD2-5, whose product MKHHWSWLCLCILLLSKLVLVFSGIQWIGKISPGFGGSQMNWIDKNGKFLVSNKKLFGFGFVTSSHNNTLFQLAIVHMDSTTIIWTANRESPVSSSDKFVFDEKGNVFLQKGRVLIWSTNTSDMKVSSMELQDSGNLVLLGNDDSDVIWQSFDHPTDTLLPMQNFTKGMRLISEHDSSNNLTYVLEIESHSGNVVLSTGLHSPQSYWSMQKDIRRIVNEKGDDVAFATLDRNSWKFYDNKRSLLWQFIIAADDDDSNATWIAVLGSDGIITFMNLQKKDSIASSRRIPQDSCSTPQPCDSYNICFGDRKCSCPSVLSSRPSCEPGFVSPCNSKNSIELMKGDDGLSCFALEFLQPSSKTDLIGCKNSCSENCSCLAVFFHGSSGNCYMLDRIGSFVKNDNDTDFVSYIKLSRDRSTDTDTDTTGASGDNNTQTIVVVIIVILTLFVISGMIYVGLKYMKKKENLSESPVENSDDDDGFLESLTSMPIRFSYNDLETATNNFAVKLGQGGFGSVYKGILQDGTQIAVKKLEGIGQGKKEFRVEVSIIGSIHHHHLVRLKGFCAEGSHKLLVYEYMENGSLDKWIFKRNKREQSLDWNTRYNIALGTAKGLAYLHEDCDSKIVHCDIKPENVLLDSNFEAKVSDFGLAKLMNREQSHVFTTMRGTRGYLAPEWITNYAISEKSDVYSYGMVLLEIIGGRKNYDANENSEKSHFPSFAYKMMEQGKVEDLVDPEVKMVENDVRVEIGLNVAFLCIQEDMSLRPSMNKVVQMLEGLCDVPKVAKGSPLGSKFYLNLLRPTSESGTSSEPLEGYSDAYLSAVRLSGPR is encoded by the coding sequence ATGAAACATCATTGGTCTTGGTTGTGTTTATGTATCCTACTTTTGTCTAAACTAGTTTTGGTTTTCTCTGGTATTCAATGGATTGGTAAGATCTCACCTGGATTTGGAGGCTCACAGATGAATTGGATTGATAAGAATGGAAAGTTTCTTGTCTCAAACAAAAAACTATTCGGTTTTGGCTTTGTCACATCTTCACACAACAACACATTGTTTCAACTTGCAATAGTCCACATGGATAGCACCACAATCATTTGGACTGCAAATAGAGAATCTCCTGTTTCAAGTTCTGATAAATTTGTGTTTGATGAAAAGGGTAATGTTTTTTTACAAAAAGGAAGAGTTTTGATTTGGTCAACAAACACAAGTGACATGAAGGTTTCATCAATGGAGTTACAAGACAGTGGAAATTTGGTTTTGCTTGGAAATGATGACAGTGATGTGATTTGGcaaagctttgatcatccaacAGATACTTTGTTGCCAATGCAAAACTTCACCAAGGGAATGAGACTTATCAGTGAACATGATTCTTCTAACAATTTGACTTATGTGCTTGAAATTGAATCTCATTCTGGTAATGTTGTTCTCTCCACAGGCTTACATTCTCCACAAAGCTATTGGTCTATGCAGAAAGATATCCGACGGATCGTCAATGAAAAAGGCGATgatgttgcttttgcaactcttGATAGAAATTCATGGAAGTTCTATGATAATAAGAGATCTTTGTTGTGGCAATTTATCATtgctgctgatgatgatgatTCAAATGCAACATGGATTGCGGTTTTGGGAAGTGATGGAATTATTACTTTCATGAATCTTCAAAAGAAAGACTCAATTGCTTCATCAAGAAGAATACCGCAAGATTCTTGTAGTACACCACAGCCTTGTGATTCTTACAATATATGCTTTGGTGACAGAAAATGTAGTTGTCCTTCTGTTCTTAGCTCTAGGCCTAGTTGCGAACCGGGTTTTGTTTCGCCATGTAACTCGAAAAATTCTATTGAGTTAATGAAAGGTGATGATGGACTTAGTTGCTTTGCACTTGAATTTCTTCAACCTTCTTCGAAAACCGATTTGATTGGTTGCAAGAATTCTTGTAGTGAAAATTGTTCATGTCTTGCTGTGTTCTTTCATGGGAGTTCAGGTAACTGCTATATGTTGGATAGGATTGGAAGCTTTGTGAAAAATGACAATGATACTGATTTTGTCTCTTACATTAAACTTTCGAGGGACAGAAGCACCGACACAGACACAGACACTACTGGTGCGAGTGGAGACAATAATACTCAGACAATAGTTGTTGTGATCATTGTGATATTAACATTGTTTGTCATTTCTGGTATGATCTATGTGGGACTAAAatacatgaagaaaaaggaaaatTTGTCTGAGTCTCCAGTCGAGAATTCAGACGACGACGATGGTTTCTTGGAGAGCTTAACTAGTATGCCGATCCGTTTCAGCTACAACGATCTAGAAACCGCGACGAATAACTTCGCGGTGAAGTTAGGTCAAGGTGGTTTCGGCTCGGTTTATAAGGGAATTCTACAAGATGGAACACAGATAGCTGTGAAAAAGTTAGAAGGAATAGGTCAAGGGAAGAAAGAATTTAGAGTTGAAGTTAGCATTATTGgaagcattcatcatcatcatttgGTAAGGCTTAAAGGGTTTTGTGCTGAAGGATCTCATAAACTTCTTGTTTATGAGTATATGGAAAATGGTTCATTGGATAAATGGATATTCAAAAGGAATAAAAGAGAACAATCTTTGGATTGGAACACAAGGTACAACATTGCACTAGGAACAGCTAAAGGACTAGCTTATCTACATGAAGATTGTGATTCAAAGATTGTTCATTGTGATATCAAACCAGAAAATGTGCTTTTAGATAGTAACTTTGAAGCCAAAGTATCCGATTTCGGTCTCGCGAAGCTCATGAACCGCGAACAAAGCCATGTTTTCACAACAATGAGAGGAACAAGAGGGTACTTAGCACCAGAATGGATCACAAACTATGCTATATCAGAGAAAAGTGATGTTTATAGCTACGGAATGGTTCTGTTAGAAATTATAGGTGGAAGGAAAAACTATGATGCTAATGAGAATTCGGAGAAATCGCATTTTCCTTCTTTCGCTTATAAGATGATGGAACAAGGGAAGGTGGAGGATCTGGTTGATCCTGAGGTGAAAATGGTTGAAAATGATGTGAGAGTTGAGATTGGTTTGAATGTTGCATTTTTGTGTATACAAGAAGACATGAGTTTGAGACCTTCTATGAATAAAGTAGTGCAAATGCTTGAGGGTTTATGTGATGTTCCTAAGGTAGCAAAAGGTTCACCATTGGGTTCTAAGTTTTATTTGAATTTGCTTAGACCTACAAGTGAGAGTGGCACTTCTTCAGAACCATTAGAGGGGTATAGTGATGCATATCTCTCTGCTGTTAGACTTTCAGGACCAAGATAA